A region of Oncorhynchus masou masou isolate Uvic2021 chromosome 29, UVic_Omas_1.1, whole genome shotgun sequence DNA encodes the following proteins:
- the LOC135521263 gene encoding RNA-binding protein MEX3A-like → MPSLLVLAGIMEKNGGYGGDLAGSGFGSEGLLVPPDEEEDESRALRVALGQLSLLGLGEGEDGGGAPGTGVQDRSNNNNNHHNHTNNIGGGGGDTGLLQGKNKLCVLYEGSSETKGRGCNITECVPVPSSEHVAEIVGRQGCKIKALRAKTNTYIKTPVRGEEPVFLITGRKEDVALARREIISAAEHFSMLRASRNKLGVSFSGSPPAPLPGQTTIQVRVPYRVVGLVVGPKGSTIKRIQQQTCTYIVTPSRDRDPVFEITGSPSNAERAREEIEAHIAFRTGGLHDHNNENDCLGPDGGSPVGSGGLESRLQQVWGLQGDQRKPLTSSFRQNFSDAMVGGGEGGGVIFSKGNFNSPGEKPCSYFGSEGTQSWGDPDYPKQVAFYAQQRSKSFGGLPLPLTRLSPGLSDPCGGNNGNSSGTSITILSGSPHAQARRAHSEPTSGVGFPGRLPVPDSPPAILRDCMTCFESKVTAALVPCGHNLFCMECAIRICELNHPECPVCHTLVSQAIRIFS, encoded by the exons ATGCCTAGCCTGCTGGTTCTAGCAGGGATCATGGAGAAAAATGGGGGCTACGGAGGGGATCTAGCCGGCTCCGGGTTCGGAAGCGAAGGTCTCCTAGTGCCACCGGACGAGGAAGAAGACGAATCCCGTGCCCTGAGGGTCGCGCTGGGCCAGCTGTCTCTACTGGGGCTTGGTGAAGGCGAGGACGGTGGCGGGGCTCCTGGAACGGGAGTACAGGATCGgagtaacaataacaataaccaTCACAACCATACCAATAATATTGGCGGAGGTGGTGGTGACACAGGGCTTTTGCAAGGGAAGAACAAGTTATGTGTCCTGTACGAGGGTTCAAGTGAGACGAAAGGACGAGGCTGCAACATAACAGAATGCGTCCCCGTGCCCAGCTCGGAACATGTGGCCGAAATAGTGGGGAGACAAG GTTGCAAGATCAAAGCCTTGCGGGCCAAGACCAACACCTACATCAAGACCCCCGTGAGGGGCGAGGAGCCTGTGTTTCTCATCACGGGCCGAAAGGAGGATGTGGCCCTGGCCCGGCGCGAGATCATCTCTGCCGCCGAGCATTTCTCCATGCTCCGAGCGTCTCGCAACAAGCTTGGCGTGTCCTTCAGCGGTTCCCCGCCTGCGCCCCTGCCGGGCCAGACCACCATCCAGGTGAGGGTGCCCTACCGCGTGGTGGGGCTGGTGGTGGGGCCCAAGGGTTCCACCATCAAACGCATCCAACAGCAAACCTGCACCTACATCGTCACCCCTAGCCGAGACCGTGACCCTGTCTTCGAGATCACGGGATCACCCAGCAACGCCGAGAGGGCCCGTGAGGAGATCGAGGCGCACATCGCATTCCGAACGGGAGGTCTGCATGACCACAACAATGAGAATGACTGCTTGGGGCCGGATGGCGGCAGCCCAGTAGGCTCCGGGGGTCTGGAGAGCCGCCTGCAGCAGGTGTGGGGTCTGCAGGGGGACCAGCGCAAGCCATTGACCAGTAGCTTCCGCCAGAATTTCTCAGATGCCATGgttggaggaggggaaggaggtgggGTAATCTTCAGCAAGGGCAACTTCAACAGCCCTGGAGAGAAGCCCTGCTCCTACTTTGGCTCAGAGGGCACCCAGAGTTGGGGAGACCCAGACTACCCAAAACAGGTGGCCTTCTATGCCCAGCAGCGCTCCAAGAGCTTTGGaggcctgcccctgcccctgaccAGACTCTCTCCAGGCCTTTCTGACCCCTGTGGAGGGAACAACGGCAACTCCTCGGGCACCAGCATCACTATTCTGTCTGGCTCTCCTCATGCCCAGGCCCGTCGTGCCCACAGCGAGCCAACCTCGGGCGTGGGGTTCCCTGGACGCCTCCCTGTACCGGACTCGCCACCGGCCATCCTCCGGGACTGCATGACCTGCTTCGAGAGCAAAGTGACGGCCGCCCTGGTGCCCTGCGGCCACAACCTCTTCTGCATGGAGTGTGCCATCCGCATCTGTGAGCTCAACCATCCAGAGTGCCCGGTGTGCCACACCCTGGTCTCTCAGGCTATCCGAATATTCTCCTAA